In Zingiber officinale cultivar Zhangliang chromosome 3A, Zo_v1.1, whole genome shotgun sequence, the DNA window TTCTATGAATTCAGATTAAAATCTCTGGATGATATTTATGATTAATCTGGTCTAAAGTTAACTTCATAACCGTGGGTGTGGTGTGAGAATTATCAAGCAAAGAATTGGGATGGTTGGAAAATGGGTAGACAAAAGGCTCTATACAAAGTAATATTATTGATTGCTATTTGACTTGACTCATAAAGATAAGCATCTAATCAAAATCATCTCTTTTTTTACCAACTGGACACCTTCAAAGAACAAAAAAGCTAAAtatcaatttgaaaaaaaaaaggaaaatacatGGTTCTGGATTCTTATCTGACCTAACTGGACAACAATTTATTTCAACTTGGAGTTAAATGTTCGACATCTTTGTTAACTATGCTTTATATACTATAAATGGAGAAAGGgcaatttgttttttttgttttctgtTTTTTGGTTGAACATTTTGCTAATTGATTGCTAGGCTGTTTGGCTATTATGAAGATAGCTTGTTAGTGAGAATGCCCGGTGCACTGAAATTCTGTTGTACGATTGTGATTGGTTCTGTTGGGTATGAActatcaaaaaattttgaatgaTGGGGATGCTTTGAAAGAGTTTACTTTTATTGATTCGTAAAGATTTTGTAGACATTTCTCCCAAATCTTGTTTTGTCACTTTATGCATATGGtcgatggttttttttttttttaattttattttctgggACTTCAAGGGTCTTTCTCTTGTGCCatttgtaacttttttggtttgATGTAAGGACTAAGGATATTATCATAACTAACCTAGGTTCAAGAGGAAGTTGAAGATAATGAAGATGAGGAATCTGAGGAGGAAAATGAGGACTCTGAAGATGGGACTGAGGTTATAAACCTCTTTCTTGTTGcatatatattatttgccatcCTTGGGTATCCATTATGTTCTTTTTCATATTTTGAATCCTTTTTTCTCTGCCATTTTATCTCTTGCAGAAAAAGAAGGGCATTCTTGACATTAGTGAGATTCAAAATCCAAACCTGGTAAAGCCTAAGAATTTGAAAGCTAGAGCAGCTGATGTAAGTGAGAACTGAGaaacttctctttttatttttctcttgtaAATTGTAAAATCATTTACTGTTGATGACATATGCAAACTTTTTCATGTTTGCTCATCTctatctttaaaaattcattgtgGCCTATTAATTATATTTCTCTGTGCAAATTTTTGTCTTTTTAGATGACCATTTAGTATACTAGCCTTCATACACATAGCTTGTCCACTGTAGGATTTTTATATTTCATAGTTTATGAAGTGCTATATCGTCGTGTTTTCTTGGTTCTTGTCAATCAGTTTTGTAACATTTCATTATTCCTCTTGAAAATTCAATGCAGGTGGAGAGCACCCCTGAACTCTCTCGACGTGAAAGGTATGTTAAGTATTCCTTTTTGTTTCTTTTCAAAGCTTTTTCTGAATTTTCTCCGCACTAGTTcattttagcttctattttttttattttttattgcttCATCTATCTAATTTGCCATCCATGTGTTATTTATAATTAACTAATGTAATGCAAATTGTATCATATCAATTTGTAGCATCGTATCTGAACTAATTAAACAAATGAGGATACAAACTTTCAATATCTTGTAATTACTGGAAAAGTAAGAGCGGTATGTTGTTGATCAGTCACTACCTGCACTGTTTGATTAGCTTGAATGAAATGTAAAGTGGGCAGATTTATGATGGATGCTGACTGTTGATGTGGTTTGGTAAATGAAAAGAGAAAACAGTGAATTTTGTACTTCAAATACTGATTAGCCCTTGTCTAGGTGTCTTTATGTACTTTTCCAGGTTGTCAAGTACACAACAAACTTCATAGAAAGACATGAGTTTTTATGATGCTTTTGTTTTAGTTGATCTGGGTTGACTAACAGAAGAGTGTAGGTATGGACATTTTAGCCTGATCTGTTCATTTGGACCACTATCCACTCTGCATCATTCACTTCTCACTTCATCTCCATTGTTGTTTATCCATTTTAACCTTGTGGCTGTCATGAACTTTTACTTTGTATCTCTACTGAAATCTTTAGGCAATAACTAGTGGAGGAAACTTCTATTTGTAATCTCCTATATATTGTTATGTTGGTTCAGCTTGCTGTGGTTTTCCAGTCTATAAGACATATGAGTTCCTGTCTTGCTGTATTGTATAATGATATGTGCATCGAACTTTTTAGGTTCACATTGATGCTTTAACAGTGACATTAAATACGAGTAATCTTTTTCATTTTAATCTACTTAATGATAATTTCTGCATGCCCTCTGAAAATTCAATAACTTAGCACTTTTCCaattttttaatacaatcataatcTAGGTtactattttatttctattatttcatAATGTTAAACCTCAAAGGtcgaaatttttttatttttccataGTTCTGATGCTACTTTTATCATCAGCTATAAGGAGCTATTTATTATACTTATTTCCTTGTTTGTTAATAACTCAATATATTACCATCATCAATATTGTCGTGATCGTTTTTCCATAGGGAAGAGATAGAGAAACAAAAAGCTCATGAGCGATACATGAGGTTGCAAGAACAAGGGAAAACTGAACAAGCTCGGAAAGATTTGGGTAAAACCAGACAACCATCTTCCTTTTTATGTCTCTATCTCATGTTTGTTGAAGTGATTCTTTTTATAAGCTTcatgttttagcagttgactTTTGAAAGCCACCTAGGTTCCTCACTTTTTTTACAACAACCATTTAATAAAATGGGACAAACTAGTAAAATATGTATGATATCTTGAGTTTCTATCGAATCATACAATGTTGTTAGTGGTACTCATGATTGGCATGCTGTTTATTGAACTTACAATCTGTGTGGCTCTGATACATCAAGCgtttaaatattttgtctctgTTAGTAGTAAAATGCGACATCCACTGTCACAGCTCATTCCTGAAATTTGGTTTGACTTGAAGCTCACAAGGAAAATCTGTCTTTTGTTTGCTTTTGGCTAATACTCTTTTCATGTCACTTCTGATATCTTCAGTGTCCTTGAACTTAGACATGACTATATATTCGAGGGCAACATAGGATTTTGTCACTGGAGAAAATGCTGTGCCATCTGATGGCAATGATAGTGGTTTGGTACTATAAGGATCTGTGCAAAAAAAATAAAGTGTGTTGTTTGAATCTTCTCTAAAAGCATCATTCTCTCTTTAGAACATCAAACTAAGTTGACACATTGCACTGCATACATGCAATTCCTCCCTTGGTCATAATTACAAAAGTCGTCTCAATTAATTTATGATGTTTCACAGAACGTCTTGCATTAATACGACAACAAAGAGCTGAAGCTTCAAAGAAAAGAGAGGAGGAAAAAGCTGGTATGTAATTTCATATGTGAATATCCTTTAACTAAATCTTCTGTCTATATGATTGCTGAAGTTATATACTCTACATGCAAAATTATAGTGTATCTGGAAAATCCATAATCTTCAAATCATCAATTGGTTTGGTTCGAACCATCTATCCAATTCAACTCATATATTACCTTTAAGCCATATTTTGTAGAGAGTAAATGCTGTGGGAATGGGCGTGGAGTGCAACTAAGTAGAATGGTTGATGTATTCCTTTGTTTGGTTGCATAATGGTATGGAAAGTCGTACTTGCCGTACTTATGCTTGGCGTGCCCTACTGCATTGTTGAGCAACTAATTGAGCTAACATCGCCCCtcttttttttctatcttgtatAGTTCAATTCACCCAACCAACTTGACCTGCTTGGTGTTTTTGGCTCATCTAACTGTCCGATCtgtctgaattttttttttatccatcTAGCTCACTTGGTCCATCAGGTTCATCAAGTGAGTATGCTCCATCCGACTCCTTCAGTCAGTATATATCAGGCCtggtttgttcattttttttcacTCTGGCCAACTTGCTTGATCTACCCTATTTTTTCAACACATTTGGACTTCCTGATATATTTGGTTGCCCAGTCAATCTTGTCTACTTGATGAGTCTGTCTGGTCTGCCCGTCTAGCCTGACTTGTCCAGTTCAACAAATCACTTGACGTATTTAATCCCTCTTGTTCATTTTGTCTGCTTGTTGCAGTCCGTCTGATTTGTCTAGTTTGTGTGGTTCATCTAACTTATTGATTTTCATTTCAGACTTGAAATGAGGAACACATTATTTTCAGTAGAGGTTAAATGCTTCATTCCATCTCTTAGGTACTATTTACTGATGCATAGGGAAGTTTGATGGAAGGAGAGAAGGAAAGAGGGATGGAGAGTGAAGAAAAATGGGGGAGAGTGTTTACTTGGTGGAGAAAGGGAAGAGGAATAGGAGATGGGCAGGGGGAAATTGTCCAAATTACCCCGTTATCTTCAGTATTTGCTTGATAAACCCTAGCTGCACAATTTCATAGACATGATTTGTCATTGTGACTGGTCTTCCCTTCACTGTCTGTACCATTTGAATCTTTCCAGTAATCTGCCTAACCTCAGAATGGATGGATTGATGAATGCATTGGGAAAAAGGTAAGGGTTAACCTCCTACACGCTGCAATTTGATGCCTTAGCAGTTTGCCGGCGAGAGATTGAAACCTTCTAGATAGTATAGTCTTGGTGGATCTGAGGGAACTGCAGAGATTGCCACTTGAAGTCGCCATTGAGCTCATGAAGATGCAGGAACAGAGAAGTCATCTACAATCTGTTTTTAGAAGCCACTCAAGGATGAAGATGAATGCTTTTTTTCATCTTTCCACTTCAAATCCCCTCCCTTCCATTGCTTCCACTTGATTTTAGGTGTAAGCAATTGGTGTCTCTATATGATCTGTGGAGACCTTTGCCGTTGTCTTCCCTCCTTCCCTCCTTGATATTAAACAGATGATTCTGTGGTTGAAAGCACATGCGTGATCTTGGCTTCTGAGAATGAATCTGTTCTCTGCAAGTACTCTTTACCCTTAAGCTATTAATACGTTGTATTACTTGTGTCATCTGAGAGTGTTCAATTCAAATATTagaataaaattgtaaaattgaTAATCCTCCATTCCATCTTACCCCTAATTACACATGCCTCACGTAAGAGTTCCATTGCATATTCTTACATCAATATCTACTCAAATTCCagctcttttaaaaaaattttgacgaGTTGCATTAAGATGGAGAATTGTTTGAGATGCTTGTCTGATGTATTCACAGATTAAACAATGTACTGCTTCTGTTCACTTTTCATACTGATACCATTCCAATGTACTTGAAATCTACGTCTTAATCTTGCAGCTAAAGAACAGAAGAAGGCCGAAGCACGCAAGTGATAATAATGGACTAGTGTGGTTTCCATCTGTTTGTATTTGCTAGTAAAAATTATGATCTCAAATCGTACTTTGCTGCATTAACATTCATTAGATATGCTCTTTAAACAGATTGAAATTTCAACTaagtaatttccataatttggtTTTGTAAACAAAGAATACTAGACATTATACTAAAATATCtgcttcagttagtttcttttGCCAAGATTGTTGGCCTGTCTTTCCAAAGATGGTACGTTGGTTAGCTATTCTTTTCAAAGGTACAAAATACTGCTTTCCAAACTTGGGTGGCTTGTcctagttcggatcctctgtcccgaaatttctctgtccccgtgtcccattgtcgatcggacggatcaaATTATATTTCAAtgtatcatgacatctttaagatgtgtgttGTATCCTCGTGATGTGTAAAGTATTCTTGAGATATAATTTGATCCGTTCGATCGATAATGGGACACGGGGACATAAAAGTTTCGGGATAGAGGATCCAAACAAGGCTTGTCCAACCGGTTTATGggtggtgttttttttttatgttctttCATTTCAAAGCCCTTATATTGCATCACTTAAATTTATTGCATTAACGgtcatttaaaatattattatttctatTCGTGTTTCGATCAACTGGTTGGTGATTCAATGAGAGTTTAAAAATTGAGATATTTGGAAGAAAAAAGGTCCCTGCTTCGGAAACATAACCAATcaaaagataaaaatatttaatttagtggTATAGAGTCACACTGTTTGTTGAAATGATGTATGGTAATTTGGTCAATAGTAATAATTAGAAGAAGAGGTTTGATTTGAAATTTGAACACGTTATACTTACGTGTCCGGTTTAGATATTTTCCAATATCAAAGATCTTATTTGTATAATTGCTTAAATTTGCATTATTCGATTTCGGGCCGAGCCCCATCTAGTCATGGGCTGGATCACTATATTCTACAGTGGTACGCTCCACTATCATCAACCCTCTCCGGCGAATGCACCACCCTCACCAGGGCCGAGACGTCCGCCAAGAGTGCGCGATCGGTGACATCTCCCTCGTGCTTGAGCTTGCCGTCCTCATTCGCCATCGCGTCCAAGGTAATCGTGCCTGTGATCCCCAACATCTCATCCGCGCTCTTCGTTAGCATCGCCCACCTCTGCAAGTCTGTTCAACCTCTCCCCAACGTCCTCattttttatgttaatttataaaaaatacgtAGTTAATTAGTTCATTTTCATGTTTGTTATGCTTTAAAGCCAGTTATGATGCTGCTTGATTGACAAATCAATAATAGTGCGATGCACAGTTTGAAATTTGGACTACGTTTTCATATTCGTGCTATAGAGAAATCAGTTTACCCTGTTTCAATCTTGATGCCATTTTTTATGTATGAAGAATGGTTTCTTTGTTGATTGTTCTTCTCTTTAACATAGTGTAAGATAAGCTTTTGGTCTACTCGGAATTTTAAGAATGCGTAACTTTTCCCTTGCCGATTCTTTGAAGATGCATTGGTTTGACAACCTGAAAGTACAGTTTCAGATATAAAATTATTGTCTGCTTTATCATCCGGAGTTTAAGGCGGCAGTCATGATGTTATCTGATACTCAAACAACAAGTTGTCTGTTTTCAGTTTTACTATTATATTATACATTTCAACTTTAGCCCCAATAGTGTCCATAATGTATGAAAATTACATTATAAAGAAGCAAGTTTAAAGAGGTAGAATGCTTCAAAGAAgccaatgattggaaaaccttATGCGTCTCTTGTAGATAGCATAGAATGAGTTGGCTCTGTTTAAACTAGTTCCCAAATCATTTCTCAATGCTGCTCTTTTTTTTTATGCAATGGGACAAAAATTATTAAGGAAGGAATTTTACATGATACCTTCCTTGGTCCAGTAATTGTACTTAAGCTTTTGCCTTTGATTTCTCCCTTTACTGGATCATGCGCTACCAACTGGTGGCAGAGGATTCATCACTGCTCATGTGCTTATGCCTTCAGATGCTCTTCAAACTCTCTCACCTGTAATGAAGATGAATTCTTGATGTTCATTTGTTCTTTCAATTCCCTGTCAAGATTGACAAACGTACCCTATTGCTTTGTTTTACACCTGACGATGTTAAGAGACTATTGATGGTTAACATGTGTGATACTGATTTTAATTGTAAGCTTAATTTTTGTTTCATTGTTGACATTATGTTTCTTCTTCCCTGCAATGATTGTCATGGTTAAAGCGAACTTTGTAAATACATGAGGTGACAAACAAATCAAACAGTCGGAGAAAGAGGGCAATGTCAAGCTTTTGTTTTGCTCACTAAATTCTTAATACAAGAAATATTAATACAGTCACCAATATCTTCCTATGCAAATTTTGTCTTGTGGAATTTATATTTTACTAGTGTTCATAGTATTTTCTTGAACTATTTATATGTTTTCTTGATGCTAATAAAGTTGACAGTGAAATTGATGGTCGTAAGGAGTTTGTGCAATGTAAGGGGTCAATGCATGAGAGAATATAGTTGTTTCAGGAAATAGATAGACAGATACTGAAATGAAATTAACCTTATTCTTAACAAATATACTAAGTAAAACATGAAAGATCAGGTTATTGAAAAGCATATGCTGCAAGCAATTAGCTCTCCAGATCGTTCATCTAAGGTGAGCTTATGCATGTGCAAATTGCAAtgcttattttgaaaatatttggaaTTAGTTGTGTTGACATAAGTAGTAATATAGTCTTTTTTTAGAGTAATGTTTAAAGTTGTTAAGAACTTAACTGATAAAAATGGTCCATAGAAAATATTGTACATTTCCCTTAAAACAAATAACTAATGTATACAAGCTTTATGTTTCGGGGACTATGAATATATAGAATATAGGGTATCTACCCCAAACTTTAAACGTTAATGTGTGAaactattaaattttatttaatggtAGAATCATTTGAGAATATTCTTTAGATATCTTGTTTCAGAAAATAGGGAGATTAATGCCATTTATTAGGATGGATGGAAATGGAGATTGGGGAAGGCAAAATTTAAGCATATTAATTCTTCTAGAGTTTTTTAATCAGTGAGACAGAGAGTTGGGTGAATGAATGACATTTTAAACTGAAGATGAGTTTTTTTATTTGGAAGATACAGAGTAGTCTTAAGGAAGTGAACAAAATAAAAAGCATATCTTGTCTCTTAGCTTTAAATGTTGAAGGCCTCTGTTTAAATGCCTACATAACCCTAGCCCTAGGCAAGTACAAGTTCTGAACTTACCTTAAAAATTTGGTCACAAATATGTTTACACAGAAATGATTAATTTTCATGCTCCATGGTACAACTATTTACAGATCGTTCCCTGCTAAATAGCTGCAGGCTTTTTGGTGTCTTCATCAGCTTGGCTAAACATTGTATTTGCATGCAGCGCCATGAGACATGattttcctacttccttctgtgaaaaaaaaaatgtgttCTAATAGGAaggttaaaaataattatgaattgTCAAGTAATGCTTTGAGAATTATTTTCTACAACACAATGTCAATAAATGCAAACTACTTTGTTTCTATTTAGAATTTCTGGGTGATGTCTTTATTAAATGGCTCATGTTAGTCACATTTAGTTGGTTGATGTTGCAGTTGTTTAATACCTGTTTATGAGTTATTTTGCTTGTTAAGTTTGGGTTACTCTTTTTTCTCCCCCATCTTGATATACATTTATTTATTCAATTATATGCTTCAACAAACCCTCTACCGCAAGAGCACCCAATGAACGTTTCCTAGTATTGAAAATTTTGACCTATTGAAGAGAGGATTTGAACCCGATATGGCATAAGATGAGTGGATAATTAGTGGGACTAGAATAATACATATTGTATCCCTCCCTCATGTTATTGTTGAGCTTGCAAATGACTTTGGATAATCTTTGTTGTGACTACAGTTGCCTTCGTTGATGATTTGATGCAGATAATAGACATTGATGAGAGCCTTCAACGACGATTTCATACTCCCTTGGTGATCAATTCCAGAGCTTAGCCTTGGTCCAATCTATTATGGGCTTGAGCTTAACCAAGCAGTCCAGGTCCAGGTATATCGATAGACTCGGTTTACCTGAGCGGAGAGACAATTAACAACTGCTTGTACTTCAATGTTATCATCCATATATGTATACACACACACTTAGCTTTAATATTTGCTTCTATGAATTTTCTTTTCTGCAAAATGAATTCATGTCATTTCACGTAACACATCCTTGGCCAAACAGAGTCACACAGGCCCCCGTCTCTTTTTTTAAGCGCAGATGCATAGATTAGTTGGTGTGCAGCTACAACAGCGGCCCTCATCAGACGCTGACCCACTTCAAAATTTTCAGTGCCTTCTCTCTTACATTTGGCCCTTTCCATCCCCTGCTGCTTTAATAAATGTGCTCATGCATCCACTCGACACCCATCAAAACCATAACTCAATGGATTAATAATATGTACTGGCATTTATTAACTAGGGCTACCATTTCTCGCATGGTAATGTGGTCGGGGTCATGCCTGCCCCGTGCATTAAATCCATGCGCGTGAGCATATGTGGAGATGCTGAACATTAATTGATTTTTGGCAATCTAGTGCACTTGTAGGGAGACATATATACACACGTATTCCATCACCTTTACTCTCATCCTTCTCACACCTCAAAAAGCATGTTTGCTTTCCCTTTTTAATGGTAAGTAGGAAGGTCGCAGACGTCCTAATAAAAATCAAACCTTGTATATGATCTCTGTAACCGAATGAGGTATATTGTTAATTGGTAGGCAGTGATCTAATATAAGATTCAATTTTTTGCAGGTTTAGTTCCTAATTTGTTAAATGTTCTTGTCTTAGAGAAGATGATTAATTTTCCTCCAGTTTTGAAGAAGCATCGTTATGCACTTTTAACTGTTCTAGTCTTGATTTCGTACAAATCTACCAATGATGCATAAAAATTGCTATTTTTGTCATGCACACTGGATAGTTTCTTTGGAACGGCTTGAGGATTGAATTGACGTGTTCAATTAGTCTTGTTAAAGTTTGTGATGACTGATGATTGTTATGGTATGGGCATAATTCATAGATAAGACTAGTATGCCAATTTGTGTTAATTAGGTTTGGATGACCTAACTACGTTGACTGGTGCTCTTTGAGCTTGGCACATGTCTGGAAATGTTGTCAAAAGTATTGATCATACTATTACACTATGTATTTGACCAATATTGTCTTGCAGCTGGTGTTATTTTCTTGTTGAGTCTACCTATTTTACACATGTTGACCATCTGAAGGCAACTAGCTGATTACCAAGGATCAACTACATGAGATTCTTCGAATCAAACTAATTTGCATGCGGTTGAATTAGTCTTGATTGACTAAATGATCATGTTATTTGCTGTGAAAACTCTGTATAACAATAACTTCATAATCTAAACCATTAGACACTATCCTTCTCTATTACCAATATAATACTTTCCACCCCACAGTAGTACCTTAGCGTAGGGAGGATGACATGCCATAATAAATAATGTCACCCTTCACACGGCAGCATCAAGATACCCCACACAACAGtcaactaaaattaaaaatgcaCCCCCTCTCTCACCGTCTCGTTCTCAGTGAGGTAGATATGGCGCTGTTGCTGGTGGCGGTGATGATGATGATCAATGGGATTGGTGACGGGTGGTTTGCTTGAGAGAGGAACTTCCAAGTCCATACACAAAACAGTACACTGCATGCATGGGTACGCTGCTCTTGCTccgctttcccttctcttc includes these proteins:
- the LOC122052577 gene encoding 28 kDa heat- and acid-stable phosphoprotein-like, yielding MGRGRFKAKPTGRRNFSTPEEMAAGSSARPRTFRQVQEEVEDNEDEESEEENEDSEDGTEKKKGILDISEIQNPNLVKPKNLKARAADVESTPELSRREREEIEKQKAHERYMRLQEQGKTEQARKDLERLALIRQQRAEASKKREEEKAAKEQKKAEARK